ataAACACGGtggcaaacacacacagaataAACACGTGCTGCAATCAGGGCGGCACGTGTGGCGCTGGCAGCACCGGGAATCCTCCATTCCCACCCCGCTCCCGCTTGCTGAGTCTGCACCTTGGCTGCTTGGGAAGGTGGCAGGGAAtgaggggctcagggctctgctgagggctcccaaacccatcccagcaCTGAGGCAGAACCTTGGCTTTTTTGCCAGTGGTTGGGATTTGATGTAAAAGCaaagatgagctttgaggttTGGGGGCAGTTTGGGCACTGCATTATTGGGGATCCCTTAATCCAGAGAAAGTGGATTAAGGGATCCCCAATAAAGGGGACACGGTAGATTTATCTTTGCATCATTTATTCTTTGGGGAATAAACCAGCCTGTTCTAGCCCTGCTGTGTAGGGAAAACAATTTGGATTTTAATTGCTCGCAAAGCAATGGGTAGAACGCCCTGGTGGGAAACTGTTCCCATGTGGGAAACCCGTGTGCTGGAGCCCAAAGAAATGCCATGGGCAGGATgggcaccccagggctgagctgcttgggctctgctggcagctccatgCTCAGGGGTCTGGGATGCAGGTGTCACCGGTGTCCAGGGAGAGATTTGCAATCTCCCCCggtgctggagagcagcagcagcagcgccccATGGGCACcgtcccctgccccaggcaccaGGACGGGCTGGAGGAggctccatccagcccagcccagcccatttCCACCCTCACTCCGGGGGCCCTTAcgcacagagctcctgccatGAGGCAGAGGACAAGTTACCAGGgctgttttctttaattttcactCTCAAAAGCCGCCCCAGACAGCCCGGTGAGCCGGATCCTCCTTGGATCCCGTTTCAAAGGAGAAGAATGGCAGGAATGTGCTGCTTTTTCCATGCTGCATTTTCGACGGGAGGAGCTGTTTACGGAGCACAGCTCCtttcccagccagggctgcaggagggctcAGAGCCCCCAGAGTCCTGGCAAGATGtcagggccaggctctgcctcgAGGGAGCCTCGAGGGTCCTGGATTTGGCCACGGGCTCAGCCTTTGTCCTGCTCaactccccaaatcccagcccctccatccctcaggaGCTGATGTGGGGCCTGACAGGAACATCTCCAGGCTctgagccctcagccctgctgccccttcctcagccagctcctgcctggcactgcccacccagctcctgcctcctcctgggCTCTCGTTCcgtcctgccagccctgccaacCATCTCCATTCCATGGGAACCTTCCTGAAACCCACAGCAAGGCCTCCACTGGGGTCACCAAGcccccctctcccctctgcctTGTATCCCAAGCCCAGCTGGTGCCTGTCTCTGGTTACAGGTGACATTTCTCCCTAGTCCCAGAGGAGCTGAAGGAAACTCTGCTCTTTAGGAGGGAGCAGAAGGTGCTGGAGTTTGGGGACACGTCCAGGACGTGGAGACACCTTTGTTCATGCTGGCAGGATGTTGCATGACCTGTGGGCAAGAGGATGGGATGAAAGGAGGTGGAAACTGGGAGCAGGGGATTTCCAGGTGCTCCTGGCTCGGAGCTGCACcgtgctgagcacagggatggtGTCTCAAGGGACCTCTTGCCACTCCTTGCCTGGGTAACTCCAGGAACTGGGATTTGAGACATCCCGGGCTTTCAGATTCTCTGTTAATCAAATCCCAAGTGCTAAAAGGAATCAAGAGACATGAAAAGTGTTGCTGAAGAAgcagggggtgggggagggaaGCAAATAAAGCCACCCCCCATTCCCCAGagaaggagcagcttctgcATCATATCTCATCTgggaaaaattatattttgggAATTACGTGCTTCTTCTGAAAAGCCTTAAAGAGATTTAATAAAATGAGACAAGCTAATAATATAGGGGATGAATAGCAACCCTGGATTCTGCATCTTGATTTAATCAGATGCTTTTCCTCAGGGGGACAAGCAAGAACTACGGCTAAagcctcccttcccttccctccccagctgctcccctctTCCTCTGGCCATTCACTCCTTCTCCcaccccagaggagcagccagagcaggatttgggggcCCACAAGTCCCTGGTGttcaccagcagctgctgggaatgcGCAGCCCACGCTGGTTCGTTGGGAGCAGGGTAAGGAGCTGGACACCAGCTTGCTGCACACCCCCAGGGAGAGGGGCCCTGTCCAAAGGACAGTCCTgggggagaaaagcagaaactggggagccaggagagctgggcttggCTCCATGTGCGTGGTTGCTCCAGAGGCTGGGAGTGccgtgtgctgctgcagtggggatGGGCCCTTGCTGGGGTGTGAAGCatctgctcagcagctcaggagggatGTGCCCCTCTCCgtgctgggacagctgcaggctgtgcccgTGCCAGGTGGGAAGGACACAAATGGCTCTCCCAGTCCTGTTTCACTGCTCAGGAcccaggccagcccagccccggggggATGATCCTTCCCAGCTCCGCAGCACACTCAGAAACCGAGCTCATGTTCTGATGTAATTGTCCTTTTCCGAGTATCCTGTGCTCGCCTGTGCCTGTGCCGGGCACCCCGGTGCCGCTCCTGCTTCCTGGAACATTTTGCTTCCCACATTTCTGccgtggtgctgctgctgctgctgtgagctctgttttgctgctgcacagctcgTCCAAGGCAGGCCCTGGGGAGCCTCGTGTTCTGTCGCCGGGATGTTTGTGTGACTTTCGTGGAATTTCCTTCCCTCAGCCACTTGCTCACGGACACAGGGTGGGTTTTGCTGGTTGGCAGGTGGCTGGTAAACCGAGGAGGGTGAAAATAGGGAGGGAAATAGCAAGAGAACAAGGATTGATCTGTGCTGGAGGTGATTCTGTTAAAGGTGTCGCTGGGGTTCGTGCAGAGCATCCTGCCTGTGGCTCcggctgtgctgagctgctgcatgaAAGGGATTCTATCCTCCAAAACCAGGCAGGGAGCAAAACATCCCACAAATAGCAGGGACGAACTCTGGCAGCCGCGGGGGAAATGCCCTTTTAGCTGCCTCTGCTTTAAGCCTTGGGCTATTTGCAGTCAGGTCAGAAATAGGTGGTGATTTGTAAAAGAGTCATAACTGTGGGAAGGCTTTGCCTTGCAGCGAGTGGATCCTTTATCATCAATCACTGGCAGCGGCTCCCAGCAAATGGGCTTTGCTCCTACAGGAGATGAGTTTGTGGATGAGCCTGGGAGGACTCAGCTAATGCTGTGTAATGCTCCCTGCTCGGGCTCTGCGTGACTCCATGGGGAGCTGGGCTCGGGGAGGGCACAGGCAGTGCCCACGGCCTCTTCTCTGagagctcccagcaccagcagctcctctccaccCACCCCAGGCCCCTGACACCCTGTCCTTGCTGCCAGGGGCTCCCTGGCTCTGGCCCCACTCCACCAAGCCCACAGGATCCCAGGGCACATCTGTCTCATGGCATGCTCTGCCCAAAGAACTGTTTAGAAGGagcaaatggattttttttttcctgtcagccAGGAGCAGGTTTCAAGCAGGCTATTTTTACCTGTTCCTGACTCTATTAATAGTTGTACGGCCAGCAATAAATGCTGATCGAGAGATTCGATTTGTCTGTCCTCCAGAGGTTGCCACTTCCTATTCCCCCTGTTGTTTTCCATCAACTGCTTCAATTAAATGATCTTTTTGTTATTTGGGGTGATACACTTGGGCTTTGTGTTCAGCTATTAAACTTCTTGGCTGTCTCACACACAGATGGATAAACACAGGAAACTGTCCCACTTTCTCCCCTCCAAGTGTCCTTGTGCCTCCGGGCAGGATgtttccctgcaggcagggacatcAGGGGCTGTTCAGGGCTgtttgagctgctgctcccttccagACAGCCACAGACAACCACAATCCCTCTGTAAGCCTTCTGAGGGTGTTTAAATTAATATCCAAGGGTGACACCACGCTCAGGGGAGATGAGAAGCTCAGCACCATCCATTTCCCAAGTGGTGCTGATGAAAGGCACTGCTCTGCCCCAGTCTGTGTGTTCTGGCTGTCCCTGAGGTCCCTCTCTGTGTTATAGGTGaggcttctgctgctctgaaccTTATCAAAGCATCACCTTttactaagatttttttttttttggtaagttgggttttttgaatatatattttaaaattattattttatttttatcatagAACaggctgggttggaagggaccttaaagctcatcttgtacaccccctgccatgggcaagggcACCTTCTGCTAAGCAAGATTGCTCCAAGTCCTCTCctacctggccttggacacttaCAGCAATGGGTGCAGCCACTCTTGGCAACgtattccagtgcctcaccaccctcagagggaaCGATAtcttcccagtatcccattTAATTCTGCCATCTGTCAGcatgaagccattcccccttgccctTGTCCTGTTCCTCCAtgccttgtccaaagtccctctccatctctctggGAGCacctttaggcactggaaggggttTTAAGGTTCCTTGGAACTTTCTATTCCCCAGGCTGACCATTCTCAGTTCCCCCAGTACAGCACTGCtcccattccattcccattcccattcccattcctattcccattcccattcccgttcccattcccattccccatctccatttcctttcccattcccattcccattcccattcccattcccattcccattcctattcccatttcccatccccatttccattcccattcccgttcccattcccgtccccatttcccatccccattccccttcccattcccattcccgttcccatttcccattcccattcccgttcccattcccattcccgttcccatttcccattcccgttcccattcccattcccattcccattcccattcccgttcccgttcccattcccattcccgttcccgttcccattcccatttcccattcccgttcccgttcccgttcccattcccggCCCTGCCCGCGCTGCCGCCGGCCGGACTCTCGCCTGTCCCCTAGCGGGCAGAACCGGCGCTGCAGCGGCACCGCTCGGCGCCCGGCGCCGGGACCAGGACCGGGATCGGGACCAGGATTGGGACCGGGATCGGGACAGGAACCGGGACCTGAATGAGGGTCGAGGCCGGGGTCAAGGGAAGCCGCTGTCCTCAGAGCCTCCGCCAAGATGTCACCGCGCGGCCCCAGCCCGCGCTGCAGCCCCCGCTGGGACCGAGACTTGACCGAGACTTCTCTCTGCTCCCGGCCCCGCGCGTCGGAGCTCGCACCGAAAGGGGTCTTTTCTCCCGTTTTTCGGGCATTTGCACCGGGCAAATGTAAACCGGAGCAAAATCACGGCAGGGAGTGGCGTGGGACACTCTGCACCCCCCGCCCCCGGTTCCTGAAGTTTGGGGTCACCCCACTCCCCGAGCCCCGGGAACCGCGGGCCGGCTGCGGGGAGCCCGCACCGGGCTGAGAACGGGACGGGTACAAAGCACAGGGACCCCGTACTGAGATTCTAAGAGATCTTTTTGCAAACGGGACTGTGAAAGGGACCGGGAGTGCGAGCGGGAGTTCGAAGAACCAGAGTTCCAACCGCGCTGCGAACGGGACCGGGCTGTAAATCCCCGAGAGCGCAAACCGCGATGGGGACGGGATCTGTCAGTGCACCCCCGGGAGTGCGAACCGGGATGGGAACGGGACCGGGCTGTAAATCTCCGGGAGCGCAAACCGGGATGGGGACGGGATCTGTCAGTGCACCCCCGGGAGTGCGAACCGGGATGGGAACGGGACCGGGCTGTAAATCTCCGGGAGCGCAAACCGGGATGGGGACGGGATCTGTCAGTGCACCCCCGGGAGTGCGAACCAGGATGGGAACGGGACCGGACTGCGCAGCAGCGGGAGCGCGAACGGGGCTGCGGACGGGACGGGGCTGCCAAACACCCGGAGCCCCAGCCGGGCTGTGAACGGGACCAGGCGAGCGAGCCCCAGCAGCGCGAACGGGGCTGCGAACGGGAGCGGAGCGCGCAGCCCGGAGCCcggcggggggcgcgggccgggccgggcgcggaGCCGGGCGCTGACtcagccgccgccgccccgggccgTGACGCGCCGAGGGGCGGTCGCTGCCGGCTCCATATAACGCGGCGGCCGCCGTGCAGAGCTCACACCGACCCTTCCTGAGAGGGAAGAGGGGCTGAGCAGCCGGGCAGGCAGCGCCTTCCCCCTTCTCCTCGTCTCCTTCTCGGCGCAAGCTGCGCTTTTGCCGGCGTCAATGAAACTGGCAGCGATGATCAAGAAGATGTGTCCCAGCGAGGCCGAGCTGAGCATCCCCGCCAAGAACTGCTACCGCATGGTCATCCTGGGCTCCTCCAAGGTGGGCAAGACGGCCATCGTCTCACGCTTCCTCACCGGCCGCTTCGAGGAGCAGTACACGCCCACCATCGAGGACTTCCACCGCAAGTTCTACAGCATCCGTGGTGAGGTGTACCAGCTCGACATCCTGGACACCTCGGGCAACCACCCCTTCCCAGCCATGCGCCGCCTCTCCATCCTCACAGGTACTTGTCAGGAGGTCCCTGTGGCAGATTTCTGCTCAGTTTGGGGATGGTTTTGCAGtcctgggaggagggaggtACAATTTTGAGTGTTCAAGTGGTTGGGCAGCTCGTCTTGGTGCTGCCTGGTCCTTCTCTCTCCAAGCCTGTATTTGGCTCAGGAGTGGGTCTCTCTgcgtccccatccctgcaacCATCTCACCTTCCCTCTTTGTCCTCAGGAGACGTTTTCATCCTTGTGTTCAGCCTGGACAACCGAGACTCCTTTGAGGAGGTGCAGCGCCTGAAGCAGCAAATCCTGGAGACCAAGTCGTGCCTGAAGAACAAAACCAAGGAGAACATCGAGGTGCCCCTGGTCATCTGCGGCAACAAGGGCGACCGGGACTTTTACCGGGAGGTGCAGCCCCGGGAGATCGAGCAGCTGGTGGGAGGGGACCCCAAAAAATGTGCCTACTTCGAGATCTCGGCCAAGAGGAACAGCAGCCTGGACCAGATGTTCCAGGCGCTCTTCGCCATGGCCAAGCTGC
Above is a window of Molothrus ater isolate BHLD 08-10-18 breed brown headed cowbird chromosome 16, BPBGC_Mater_1.1, whole genome shotgun sequence DNA encoding:
- the RASD1 gene encoding dexamethasone-induced Ras-related protein 1 isoform X2, whose product is MKLAAMIKKMCPSEAELSIPAKNCYRMVILGSSKVGKTAIVSRFLTGRFEEQYTPTIEDFHRKFYSIRGEVYQLDILDTSGNHPFPAMRRLSILTANPGDQVVPEEQNQGEHRGAPGHLRQQGRPGLLPGGAAPGDRAAGGRGPQKMCLLRDLGQEEQQPGPDVPGALRHGQAAQRDEPRLAPQGLGPVLRHPAQEGAERQKAAEGGRPGRHGGGVRHRGPLRPAAQRAQRPHVHPGESHRRRARQGEGSLRDQLGAPARHGEEGRKERRKGGKEERRGERCSFPN
- the RASD1 gene encoding dexamethasone-induced Ras-related protein 1 isoform X1 — its product is MKLAAMIKKMCPSEAELSIPAKNCYRMVILGSSKVGKTAIVSRFLTGRFEEQYTPTIEDFHRKFYSIRGEVYQLDILDTSGNHPFPAMRRLSILTGDVFILVFSLDNRDSFEEVQRLKQQILETKSCLKNKTKENIEVPLVICGNKGDRDFYREVQPREIEQLVGGDPKKCAYFEISAKRNSSLDQMFQALFAMAKLPSEMSPDLHRKVSVQYCDILHKKALKGKKLLKEGGRGGTEEAYGIVAPFARRPSVHSDLMYIREKAIGGGHGKEKDRCVIS